The Brachypodium distachyon strain Bd21 chromosome 4, Brachypodium_distachyon_v3.0, whole genome shotgun sequence nucleotide sequence ACACCACAAGCACCTGAAAACTGGGCCTAGTTAATTTGAGTGATGTCGTGTATTGGATAAATAGTTCTAAAAGAGAGAATTGGAGAAATCAGTCGAATTCAAAGCACCTTATTAGAAACCAGTTGAAAACTGCGCTTTGTTAATTAGCGACCTCCTCCAGACCAAGCCCCTGCAAGCTTTCTGTCCGCATTGACATTCCATTCAGTTTTACCATTTCTGGCCGTGCTTCCTTTCgacaaacaacaaaaattgcaaCACTTCAATAGTGCGATCTGAAACTGGAAAGCCAATTGTCAGAGAATTTATTAACTTTCCATTCATTTGTCAACTCGGCATGATCAAAATAGCAGTTTCAAAGAACTTTTAGATCCCTACTTTCTGGTCCGTTCATCTGGCCCATTAAGATCCACAATTTGGCCCAGTATATGCCTTTTGCGGTACTTTCTTGAGCTTTTTAAGGTAGgttcaaagttttttttatttaaaaagcGGCTACGCATCTTAGTGGCAGCATTTTTCAGCCGATAAGAAAGCTGCTGTGTTAAGCAATTTACCGTTTCTCTAAAACAAGgaatttttcatgaaaaatagGCATCATATATTCATATCATCTAAGAAATGTGACAAGAAATGATGATTGTGAATAAAAGAATTGCATAAGTGCATATTACATAACCAGGTCCAACTTTCAAATTAAAGCCAGGAATTTTTTAGGCCTAGCGGGAGAAAGTAACGCTATTTTCCTCCCCAATTTAGCGTTGTAGCACGATTTAGCAAACTATTAGCGGTACTAGTTTCTATAAAATGTTAAAAGTGCATACTTTTAATGGGAGTGGCCCGGATCTACAGCTATCCTATAGCGCTGAGATAGATGAACATGCTATTTAAAAACTTTGGGTAGGCTTCCGCTAAACCTCCTCCGTTGatctagaatttttttgacaaaatgcCACACTTTTTTTGGAATTTGCCACAAACGCACACGTTTTCCTGTCTTAGACAAGATAAACACTTTTTTCTTTGGAACATGGACAGAATAGCATTTTTTTACCCGCTTTTTCCATccggacccacatgtcaggacGAAATTGCCCCTGCCCCTTCGcatacttgtggtttcatggATTCCAAAATAAGAGAAGAGGCATCTTCATTTTCATGTCTTCCGTAGAGTTCAATATCCTAAATAAAAGAGCTCAATATGTTCTCAAGTAAAAGTGAGTCCATATCTCACTACAAACAGACTAAGCACAATACTCATAAGTTCAAACAGATTAAATCACAAAATAAGGAGATCTCCAGAAACAGCGGAATGCCATAGCACAACGTGAGGCCAAAATCCTCATTGTCCAGTGCATGCTGCATATTGCtctgttcttcctttttggTGTAATCTTCTTTGAAGCCGTCACAACAGGCCTAGGTGGAGAAATAGGTGTTTCCGAAGCTCCGTCCAATGCcattgcaacttgcaagagCAAGTTGGCTGCGTAATACACCAATTTTATCCATATAAATATAGCTAATTGAATAGAAGAATTTGAATAAAGCATTATTTTGTACCTCCTTGTGATAGGACCAGGGATGTCTTGTATGACAGCCAGTGCAGATATGCCTCGAACAGGAGTTCCAATAGCAACTTGGCTGCATAATCCAACAATTAATGTTTTGTATGAAAAATCTCGTGTATCAAAAGAAAGCGAACAGAATCATCAATCCTTTACCTCCTTGTGACAGGACCAGGACTGTTTTGTACAATAGCCAATGGAGTTGTGCCTCAAACAGGTGTTTTAAGAGCAACTTTACCGCAAAATTTAACAATGTTTTGGATGCGACAATGCATCTCACTACCTCCTTGTGGCAGGACCGGGGCTTCTTTGTATGATATCCAATGAAGTTGTGTCTCGAGGGGGGCTGTTTTTTTAGGGATCTAGGCTctagctttgttttgttttttaaggGGAATCTGGGCTctagcttttttttccttttgagagGAAGATCAAGGCTCTAGCTGATTTGGGCAGCAGCGCCCATTGGAGAAGACCACGTTTAACATGCAGCCCATCGATCTCCCTCTTTTGGTCCGATACTAAATCTCCCCACGGCCCACTGCATTGCGCTCGCACGGGCCAACTTTAAAGTGCGTTGTTTCTTCAAACCACCGGCCCAGGAATTATACCAGACCCGGAAACTACAGAGCTTCTCAAAGACGACTCTGCCCCCACATGGCTTCGCTTATAAAAACCAGCCAGCCATTCTACCCAGTCCCCACCAGCTCAATTAGCTCAAGCCATCAGCCATGGCCATGAACCGCGCCATCGCctgcgcgctcctcctcgccactcTCTTCGCCTGCTCGTCGGCGACCACGCTGACCATCCACAACCTGTGCCCGTACCCGGTGTGGCCGCTCATCACCCCCAACACGGGCCTCCCCGCCATCTCCGACAACGCCGCGCGCCTCGACACCAACGCGCTCCTCTCCGTCCGCTTCCCCTCCACCGCCTGGGCCGGCCGCGTCACCGCGCGCACCAGCTGcgactccggcggcggcggcggcccgcgtaactgcggctccggcgccgcgccgccctccacCGTGGCGCAGCTCCAGGTCCACCAAGGCGGGAGCGCGGACGCGGCCGGCTACAGCGTCTCCCTCGTCGACGGCTTCAACGTGCCCATGGTGATCAGCCCGCagggcggcggctccggccaGTGCCCGGCCCTGGGCTGCGCCGTCGACCTCAACTGCGACTGCGACCCCGAccagcgcgccgccgagggAGCCGCGTGCCGTGGCCCCCCGGAGTACTTCAAGTCCCGGTGCAAGCTGACGAGGACGACTCCCACCGACGTTGAGCCCGTGCCGCAGAGCTGCCGCGCGCCAGGGGAGCTCAAGATCGTCCTCTGCCAGACGTCCATGCTAGcagcccacggcgccgccgccgacacgcTCGTCGGCACCGTCGTGGAAGCCGACAGCTAGACCTCTGTTCCTCTCTGTTCTGCTCGCTTCATTCGCTGTACTGCAGTGCACCGTGGCTGTTTGTGTTTAGACTTTTGAGCTCTGGCTTCGTCGGTCTGTACTCTCGGTGTACGCCCTAAGCATATGGGTTAAGACAAATAATTGAACAGTGAGTTACTCACTTAATTTGGAACATCTCTTGAAACGAAATCTTGAAATGCTGCATCTTAATTGATTGCAGGTATGTCATGCTCACGATGCAGAGAGATCTGACAGACTGTTGTCCAAAAACACTTACTGAACTAATTGCAATTTCAGCAACATAATTTGACCCCAGCTTTGCATAGAAATTATGTTCGATCGCGTACTCTTCGGAAAATCAGAAGGGGAGCAAAAGCTAGAGTCAATATTGAGTCCATggttcgtaaaaaaaaaatactattgAGTCCATGAACCAGGTACAGAGATGGGCATTATGACtttatcaagcttttggcatGCGTAGATGCTTTGCTTCGTTGCATAGAAAAATTAAAGTGCTTAGCTAAAGCCAAAGTTAGATCCCAAGCCAAAGTGGTTAACTAAAGCCAAAGCTGCATGGTTATATGCGCTTTCCATCAACTACAATCTGAATTGTTTGTTTCATATGCCAAAAGTGAGATGTCAGAGCCTAAAGTGGCACGTCGGGCTGAAACTGGGCCTTAGTTAATTTGAATGGTCTCGCGTATTGGATAAATTGTTCTAAAAAAGTGAATCGGAGAAATAAGTCGAATTTAAGGCACCTCATTAGAAATCAGATTAGTATTGGGCTTGGTTAATGAGCGACATCCCCGTTGACAGATCCAGCCCTGCAAGCCTTTTGTCCTCATTGCAATTCCATTAGATGAGCGTTTTTCCGATACCCTTAAATTAATTTGGTGCGTCCATTGACTGAAATCTAACGGGTACGGTTTATTTGTACTCCAGCACATGATTAGGGAGTACCACTTTAGAAAATTGAGGAGTATCAAGTTTGGAGGGGTATAATTGTAATCATGGGTAATTAGTTAGGCAATTACGTATATGCAATACGTGGATCAAATCTTCCTTTTTCGGGTAAATACGTGGATCAATACAGCCATTGGtatccaacatcaagacaTGCCCAGCTTGTTTAAACCTAAAGCGCCGGgaattgagaatttctccgtTTCAGTTTTGCTCTTTCCGGTTTGCGCTCATTCTTCCCATCATCAAACGTTTATCGGGTTGTATGCGTGATCCTTCCTCGACTGAAACTATCTAGATCAATCCattctgtcaaaaaaaaatcgagaTCGATCCTTATCAACGAGTTAAAGGATGATGCCAATTATCGAGTTAAAGGAAGCTGCCAATTATCTAGATCGATCCTGATTAACATGTGATTAGATCGATCCTAATAACATATGATTAGACAGTTGCGTCGAAATTGTCGTGTTCGCGGGCGGCTCCCTGATGATCAGGGTGAAGACGACCATGGATGCTAAAGCAAAGATCTCAGCAATCAtggcgcggcagcggcgcgctGCACCGGGAGGAAATCCCTCAACTAGGAATTGCATGGGAGAGATGGCAGCTGCGGATGCATCAACTGCGATCAAGCGACAAGAATCATGCCTAATCAATTCGGAGTAATTAAATTCTGGAATGTATAGATTAAATTAGATTCTTCAAATATTTACTATCCTTTTCCCCACAACAATCGGCCAGAGGGGGATGAGAGATGACCGTAGTCTAAATTAGCAAGTGCATtatctaaacaaaaaaactaaattACCCTTTTAAATGGATGGCTAGATTTGTCTGGTACTCCAACCATCCTTATGGAGTACCTAGGGTACTGTAAAAATCCTCTCAGTTTTTCCATTGCTGGCCATTCCTGCTTTCGATAAACTACATAAGTTGCAACAGAACTGCAATCTGAAACTGGAAAGCCTATTGTCGGAGAATTTTTTACCTTCCCATTAATTTGCCAACTGAAACAAGAGACAGTTGCAGAAATCTCATCACTGATATGGTGGCTGGCAGTTTCCTTTTCTCATCAAAATAGCAAGAGTAAAGAACACGGCATGATCAAATCTAGCAAGCTACGTAACCAATAGcagttttcaaaataaatatgccaCCTTATCCTTGCTACGGACAGAATCAATTTCTAACACCAACCACATCACATCATAGGAAAGAGAGCAATGATGTACCACAGACGAAGGATTGAACTTTCATTTTTGCTAGTTGATGCCTGAAATACATTTTCATATGCATTTTCCTACAATCAACCTTCTCGTGCTACAaaaaagcaagcaaaagctAGTGTGCCATTTGGTTCATGAGTTATGACTGATTTTGACTCTTTGCACAATAGACTgctccctcggatccataataattgtctcagattttgtatttagtacaaagttgtactaaatttgagacacttattatggatgagAGGGAATACAAGATAAAGAATGACAAGTGGATAAGGATCACACCATTAACTGTTAAGAGGATAGATAATCTGAAATATGTCTTTGCAGGATAGATTTTACATATGCATGGCTACATGATCTTATGTAAGTGTGGCATGTTTTCATCTGATGCGACAGTGCTCCACCTCCAACATGAATTTCTGGTagaaaaaaacacataaattGTTAATTAAGATGACAACATAGAACAAAGAAAAGACGTTGTTGGAGAGACGTGTTTGAGTCGCTGGAATTTATTCAGACTAAAAGGCAACACATGGCAATGACATTATAGACAGAACAACAACGCCAGCCTAAAACACCAATTAATGCtttatttatgtttgtttggtgATTTCTTCAGCCCTTTTTGGCATCTTTTACCAACAATCGAGCCCAAGTTCATTGCATCCTCTGTAAAATCAAGACAATAACTTCATAATTAGATATCCCTTAGTTACATGAATGTAAAGAAACATCTATAGGAAGTGTCTGCGTGCCTTCAGAGACAAAATTATTATGCTATCAATCCCTCAAGTTCATTACTGACAAAACATAGTACTATATATGAACAGTAGCTAATTTAAGTTGGACTTTGAGTTGTACCCGCTAACACCAAGACATCCGACTTTTGT carries:
- the LOC100844825 gene encoding osmotin-like protein gives rise to the protein MAMNRAIACALLLATLFACSSATTLTIHNLCPYPVWPLITPNTGLPAISDNAARLDTNALLSVRFPSTAWAGRVTARTSCDSGGGGGPRNCGSGAAPPSTVAQLQVHQGGSADAAGYSVSLVDGFNVPMVISPQGGGSGQCPALGCAVDLNCDCDPDQRAAEGAACRGPPEYFKSRCKLTRTTPTDVEPVPQSCRAPGELKIVLCQTSMLAAHGAAADTLVGTVVEADS